A stretch of the Microcella sp. genome encodes the following:
- a CDS encoding bifunctional 3'-5' exonuclease/DNA polymerase translates to MHIVVERRGHVVALIDDDGSETLVPETRLASVLAEREAEHPRWVWTDTAQWYPPLLVAGVRLERCHDLRLVDALLASIAGTAPRREWGRAPMPARSDTLFEVEDETDARSTVIASAEWARQQASIAVHPDPARLSLLAAAESAGALTAAEMQHAGLPWNAAAHDALLTEALGTRPTPGRRPAALDALAAEVERLLDVGPVPIDSPPALVAALRRAGLEVASTRSSELKRLDHPAIDPLLRYKTLSRLHTANGWNWLDEWVHDGRFRPTFVPGGVVTGRWASDGGGALQLPKQVRPAVQADEGWALVVADASQLEPRILAALSGDAAMARAGAGEDLYAGIVATGAVPSREHAKVGMLGAMYGGTTGVSAQVLPRLARSFPQAIGFVENAARAGERGERVRTRLGRTSPLPPSSWRERQAEAGSEGAAETEVRSARSAARSWGRFTRNFVVQGTAAEWALAWMAGVRRRLWRVDGSALTEQPHLVFFVHDELIVHSPREHVDEVARVLQEAASDAGRLVFGETAVTFPVTVATVDRYSDAK, encoded by the coding sequence ATGCACATCGTCGTCGAGCGGCGCGGCCACGTGGTCGCACTCATCGACGACGACGGCTCAGAGACCCTCGTGCCCGAGACTCGGCTGGCATCGGTTCTCGCCGAACGCGAGGCTGAGCATCCGCGCTGGGTCTGGACCGACACCGCGCAGTGGTACCCGCCGCTGCTCGTGGCCGGCGTGCGCCTTGAGCGGTGTCACGACCTACGGCTCGTCGATGCCCTGCTGGCGAGCATCGCCGGCACGGCGCCGCGCAGGGAGTGGGGGCGCGCGCCGATGCCTGCGCGCTCCGACACGCTCTTCGAGGTCGAGGATGAGACGGATGCTCGCTCAACGGTGATCGCCTCCGCCGAGTGGGCGCGGCAGCAAGCCTCGATCGCCGTGCATCCTGACCCCGCTCGACTGTCACTGCTCGCGGCCGCCGAGTCGGCGGGTGCTCTCACCGCAGCCGAGATGCAGCACGCAGGTCTGCCGTGGAATGCCGCAGCGCACGACGCGCTGCTCACGGAGGCGCTCGGAACGCGCCCGACACCTGGCCGCCGCCCGGCAGCCCTCGATGCTCTGGCGGCCGAGGTCGAACGGCTGCTCGACGTGGGCCCGGTGCCGATCGACTCGCCCCCCGCGCTCGTCGCCGCGCTGCGGCGTGCGGGCCTCGAGGTGGCTTCTACGCGGTCGTCCGAGCTGAAGCGGCTCGACCACCCCGCTATCGACCCGCTGCTGCGCTACAAGACGCTCAGTCGCCTGCACACCGCGAACGGCTGGAACTGGCTCGACGAATGGGTGCACGACGGCAGGTTCAGGCCGACTTTCGTTCCGGGCGGCGTCGTCACCGGGCGATGGGCCTCTGACGGAGGGGGCGCGCTGCAGCTGCCAAAACAGGTGCGACCGGCGGTGCAGGCCGACGAGGGCTGGGCGCTCGTCGTCGCCGACGCGTCGCAGCTCGAGCCCCGCATTCTGGCGGCGCTCTCGGGCGATGCGGCGATGGCCCGCGCCGGTGCGGGCGAAGACCTCTACGCGGGCATCGTCGCCACGGGGGCGGTGCCGTCACGCGAGCACGCGAAAGTCGGCATGCTCGGCGCGATGTACGGCGGCACGACGGGTGTCAGCGCGCAGGTGCTGCCTCGTCTCGCGCGATCGTTTCCGCAGGCCATCGGCTTCGTCGAGAACGCTGCACGAGCGGGGGAGCGCGGCGAACGCGTGCGCACTCGGCTCGGGCGTACCTCGCCGTTGCCGCCCTCGTCATGGCGCGAGCGGCAAGCGGAGGCCGGTTCGGAGGGCGCCGCCGAGACCGAGGTGCGCAGCGCACGCTCGGCCGCCCGCTCGTGGGGCCGCTTCACCCGCAATTTCGTCGTGCAGGGCACAGCCGCCGAGTGGGCGCTGGCATGGATGGCCGGGGTTCGCCGTCGGCTGTGGAGGGTTGACGGCAGCGCTCTGACCGAGCAGCCGCACCTCGTGTTCTTCGTGCACGACGAGCTGATCGTGCACAGCCCGCGCGAGCACGTCGACGAGGTGGCGCGGGTGTTGCAGGAGGCGGCCAGTGATGCTGGTCGGCTGGTGTTCGGCGAGACGGCGGTCACGTTTCCCGTGACCGTCGCGACCGTCGACCGTTACAGCGACGCCAAGTAG
- a CDS encoding DUF1684 domain-containing protein translates to MTETAAPSTPAERYAVFRERRALAAAQPQGPLALVNTQWVGDEQTIWGVPGRWAPAPAGEGGLLVTAAAAEGIHVDGELVDGTVHVRGKDDPNPSTIVFNDHTTGFVIAGDDGQYALRVWDAQSEGIQNFGGIDAFDYDPAWVITGTFREIEGGTVVGFEHLKDDGKTRGEVVPGEIRFTHDGVEYDIAAFKSGRALQLVFADATNGDDTYSVGRFLFLAPNPDGSITLDFNTAILPPCAFSYAFNCPLPPKQNRFPFRVEAGEKNVLAADGSLLH, encoded by the coding sequence ATGACCGAGACCGCCGCCCCCTCGACCCCCGCAGAGCGGTACGCCGTCTTCCGCGAGCGTCGCGCACTGGCCGCCGCGCAGCCGCAGGGCCCCCTCGCGCTCGTCAACACCCAATGGGTCGGCGACGAGCAGACCATCTGGGGCGTGCCCGGTCGGTGGGCACCCGCACCTGCGGGAGAGGGCGGCCTTCTCGTGACGGCCGCGGCCGCCGAGGGCATTCACGTGGACGGCGAGCTCGTCGACGGAACGGTGCACGTGCGGGGTAAAGACGACCCGAACCCGAGCACGATCGTGTTCAACGATCACACCACCGGTTTCGTCATCGCAGGCGACGACGGCCAGTACGCCTTGAGGGTCTGGGATGCCCAGAGCGAAGGCATCCAGAACTTCGGCGGCATCGACGCCTTCGACTACGACCCCGCGTGGGTGATCACGGGCACTTTTCGCGAAATCGAGGGCGGCACGGTCGTCGGCTTCGAGCACCTGAAAGACGACGGCAAGACGCGGGGCGAGGTGGTGCCGGGCGAGATCCGCTTCACGCACGACGGCGTCGAGTACGACATCGCGGCGTTCAAGTCGGGGCGTGCGCTGCAGCTTGTCTTTGCTGACGCGACGAACGGTGACGACACCTACAGCGTCGGCAGGTTCCTCTTCTTGGCGCCGAACCCCGATGGCTCGATCACGCTCGACTTCAACACCGCGATTCTGCCACCCTGCGCCTTCAGCTACGCCTTCAACTGCCCGCTGCCGCCGAAGCAGAACCGCTTCCCGTTCCGCGTCGAGGCCGGCGAGAAGAATGTGCTCGCCGCCGACGGCTCCCTCTTGCACTAG
- a CDS encoding glycosyltransferase, whose amino-acid sequence MPDAPHPAEDSHPPLRVLIGGDTFGPDVNGAAKFAERLAAGLVERGHDVHIVAPGFVDGPNRSSIEVHEGQPMMVHRLRSWRWRPHPWLRYALPWRIEQNAARILDEVKPDVVHFQSHIVVGRGLAREAVKRGIRVIGTNHFMPENALQFTPFIGGLREPAIRMAWKAAARTFGLAEAVTTPTRKAADYLERYTELREVHPISCGLHIEHYTPNMAPRTENVVLFLGRVEAEKHIEELLRAAAALDPALDVKVEIIGDGEQRPALEKLASHLGIAHRVHFAGHAPEDYLKQQLTRASVFAMPSRAELQSIATMEAMASGLPVIGANAMALPHLIHDGENGYLYEPGNVEQFTELLTRVFTMPHDELLELKRESLRIVQSHDINRTLDTFEALYRGEEVIDPVDDAADAVAP is encoded by the coding sequence GTGCCCGATGCCCCGCATCCTGCAGAAGACTCCCACCCGCCGCTGCGCGTCTTGATCGGCGGCGACACCTTCGGCCCCGACGTCAACGGTGCCGCCAAGTTTGCCGAGCGGCTCGCCGCAGGTTTGGTCGAACGCGGCCACGACGTGCACATCGTCGCCCCCGGATTCGTCGACGGCCCCAACCGCTCGAGCATCGAGGTGCACGAAGGTCAGCCCATGATGGTGCACCGGTTGCGCTCGTGGCGCTGGCGGCCGCACCCGTGGTTGCGCTACGCGCTGCCGTGGCGCATCGAGCAGAATGCCGCGCGCATTCTCGACGAGGTCAAGCCCGACGTCGTGCACTTCCAGTCGCACATCGTCGTCGGTCGAGGGCTCGCCCGCGAGGCCGTGAAGCGCGGTATTCGCGTCATCGGCACCAACCACTTCATGCCCGAGAACGCGCTGCAATTCACGCCGTTCATCGGCGGGCTGCGCGAACCCGCGATCCGCATGGCGTGGAAGGCCGCCGCGCGCACCTTCGGTCTCGCCGAAGCGGTCACGACGCCGACGCGAAAAGCCGCCGACTACCTCGAGCGCTACACCGAGCTGCGCGAGGTGCACCCCATCAGCTGCGGCCTGCACATCGAGCACTACACGCCCAACATGGCGCCCCGCACTGAGAACGTTGTGCTCTTCCTCGGCCGCGTCGAAGCCGAGAAGCACATCGAAGAGCTGCTGCGGGCTGCCGCCGCGCTCGACCCCGCGCTCGATGTGAAGGTCGAGATCATCGGTGACGGCGAGCAGCGCCCTGCGCTCGAGAAGCTCGCCTCGCACCTCGGCATCGCCCACCGCGTGCACTTCGCCGGCCACGCGCCCGAAGACTATTTGAAACAGCAACTGACGCGAGCATCCGTCTTTGCGATGCCGTCGCGAGCGGAATTGCAGTCGATTGCGACGATGGAGGCCATGGCTTCGGGGTTGCCCGTCATCGGGGCCAACGCGATGGCGCTGCCGCACCTGATCCACGACGGCGAGAACGGCTATCTCTACGAGCCTGGCAATGTCGAGCAGTTCACCGAGCTGTTGACGCGCGTGTTCACCATGCCGCATGATGAGCTGCTCGAGCTCAAGCGCGAGAGCTTGCGCATCGTGCAGAGCCATGACATCAACCGCACGCTCGACACCTTCGAGGCGCTCTACCGGGGCGAAGAGGTCATCGACCCGGTCGACGACGCCGCCGACGCCGTGGCGCCCTGA
- a CDS encoding DMT family transporter yields the protein MLVDLADVTEQITLTPYQSIGIPIALVGAVFLALGAQFQHRGVSKVESSHGDGSRAGLSVRQLLHLLARPSWVIGTVMLGLAILLQLTSLVFAPLIVVQPLGVVALVITAIVNARVSSIRLDRHAIRAIAMCVTGVGIFVAIAAVYAVEQEITETQLLIVLGILAVITTGFGLAFAFARRLVGAMFYIVGAGVLFGFVATLAKVVINRIINGNFEWLTVVAIVALIASTALGSYFVQTAYSVGSPDLVIAGLTVIDPLVAVLIGVIVLGEAAFIPLAFMITAVIAGVVAIFGVIQLAKHHPQKHR from the coding sequence GTGCTGGTCGACCTTGCTGATGTGACCGAGCAGATCACGCTTACCCCGTACCAGTCGATCGGCATTCCTATCGCGCTCGTCGGGGCCGTTTTCCTGGCTCTCGGCGCTCAGTTTCAGCACCGAGGCGTCTCGAAGGTCGAATCGAGCCACGGCGACGGCTCGCGGGCCGGGCTGAGCGTACGACAACTGCTGCATTTGCTCGCGCGGCCGTCATGGGTCATCGGCACCGTCATGCTCGGGCTCGCGATTCTGCTGCAGCTCACCAGTCTGGTGTTCGCGCCCCTCATCGTGGTGCAGCCGCTCGGGGTCGTGGCGCTCGTCATCACGGCCATTGTCAACGCTCGAGTGTCGAGCATCCGTCTCGATCGGCACGCTATCCGCGCCATCGCCATGTGCGTGACGGGCGTTGGAATCTTCGTCGCGATCGCCGCCGTCTACGCAGTCGAGCAAGAGATCACCGAGACACAATTGCTCATCGTGCTCGGAATTCTCGCCGTCATCACGACGGGATTCGGCCTAGCGTTCGCCTTCGCCCGACGATTGGTCGGGGCCATGTTCTACATCGTCGGGGCCGGTGTGCTGTTCGGCTTCGTCGCCACCCTCGCCAAGGTCGTCATCAACCGCATCATCAACGGCAACTTCGAGTGGCTGACCGTCGTGGCCATCGTGGCGCTCATTGCGTCGACCGCCCTCGGCAGCTACTTCGTGCAGACCGCCTACTCGGTCGGGTCACCCGACCTGGTCATCGCGGGGCTGACGGTCATCGACCCGCTCGTCGCCGTGCTCATCGGCGTCATCGTGCTCGGCGAGGCCGCCTTCATTCCGCTCGCGTTCATGATCACCGCGGTGATCGCGGGCGTCGTGGCGATCTTTGGCGTCATCCAGCTCGCCAAGCATCACCCGCAGAAGCACCGCTGA
- the def gene encoding peptide deformylase has protein sequence MAVLPIVITGEPVLHTRATEVSAIDDALRQLVGDMLDTMAAAPGVGLAAPQVGVDARVFVYDYTDDDDVRWHGVAINPQLLISPPPLGEPDDVDDSEGCLSVPGERFPLRRSDRAVLRATDLEGVDFEIEATGWVARIFQHEFDHLDGVLYVDRLVHPHSKAAVKAVRKRSWGVPGQSWLPGRDDLEG, from the coding sequence ATGGCCGTGCTTCCGATTGTCATCACCGGCGAGCCCGTGCTGCACACGCGGGCGACCGAGGTGAGTGCGATCGACGACGCCCTGCGCCAATTGGTCGGCGACATGCTCGACACGATGGCAGCAGCGCCCGGGGTCGGCCTCGCCGCCCCGCAGGTCGGGGTCGATGCGCGGGTGTTCGTGTACGACTACACCGATGACGATGATGTGCGCTGGCACGGGGTCGCCATCAATCCCCAACTGCTGATCAGTCCGCCTCCGCTCGGCGAGCCCGATGATGTCGACGATTCGGAGGGCTGCCTCTCGGTGCCGGGCGAGCGGTTTCCGCTCAGGCGATCCGACCGAGCGGTGCTGCGCGCGACTGACCTCGAGGGCGTCGACTTTGAGATCGAAGCGACGGGATGGGTCGCCCGCATCTTCCAGCACGAGTTCGATCATCTCGACGGCGTGCTCTACGTCGACCGCCTGGTGCACCCGCACAGCAAGGCCGCCGTGAAGGCCGTGCGCAAGCGGTCGTGGGGTGTGCCCGGCCAGAGCTGGCTGCCCGGTCGAGACGACCTCGAGGGCTGA
- a CDS encoding AzlD domain-containing protein, which translates to MTTWQIILLASILVLAIKLLGYLVPPRLLESPRAARTAELTTVALLAALIVVQTAGIGQGLALDARLPAVLVAAGLFALKVPFVLVIIAAAACAAVLRAVGWS; encoded by the coding sequence ATGACGACCTGGCAGATCATTCTTCTGGCGTCGATCTTGGTGCTGGCGATCAAGCTACTCGGCTACCTCGTGCCGCCGAGACTTCTCGAATCCCCGCGCGCTGCGCGCACGGCCGAGCTCACGACTGTCGCGCTGCTGGCGGCGCTCATCGTCGTGCAGACCGCCGGTATCGGCCAGGGGCTCGCGCTGGATGCGCGGCTACCCGCGGTCTTGGTCGCCGCAGGCCTGTTCGCGCTGAAGGTGCCGTTCGTGCTCGTGATCATCGCCGCGGCGGCCTGTGCGGCCGTGCTGCGGGCGGTCGGCTGGTCGTAG
- a CDS encoding AzlC family ABC transporter permease, whose product MAAEAERRAAWRASLAVALAVSAYGISFGALSVAAGLDILQTCVLSLVMFSGGSQFALIGVIASGGTAAGPAAVAGAALLGLRNGLYAIRVSPIIGPGWAKRLLAGHLTIDESTAVATAQPTLESQRIGFWATGTLIYVGWNLTTLLGALLGDQLGDVRQWGLDAAAAAAFLGLLWPRLTALQPIAVAVGAAVVATALIPVLPQGVPVLVAAAVAVVVGLTNLFGARSAEVLDGTGERP is encoded by the coding sequence ATGGCCGCCGAGGCTGAGCGCCGGGCGGCCTGGCGCGCATCCCTCGCGGTCGCCCTCGCCGTCTCGGCGTACGGCATCTCGTTCGGCGCGCTGTCTGTCGCCGCCGGCCTCGATATTCTCCAGACCTGCGTGCTGAGCCTCGTGATGTTCTCGGGAGGCTCGCAGTTCGCACTCATCGGCGTCATCGCTTCGGGCGGCACCGCGGCCGGGCCCGCCGCGGTCGCCGGCGCTGCTCTGCTCGGCCTTCGCAACGGGCTCTACGCGATCCGGGTCTCGCCCATCATCGGGCCGGGGTGGGCGAAGCGGCTGCTCGCCGGTCATCTCACGATCGACGAGTCGACCGCTGTCGCCACCGCGCAGCCGACGCTCGAGAGCCAGCGCATCGGCTTCTGGGCCACGGGAACACTGATCTACGTGGGCTGGAACCTCACGACCCTGCTCGGTGCGCTACTGGGCGACCAGCTGGGTGACGTGCGGCAGTGGGGGCTGGATGCGGCCGCCGCGGCGGCCTTCCTCGGCTTGCTGTGGCCCCGGCTGACAGCTCTGCAGCCGATCGCCGTCGCAGTGGGAGCAGCTGTGGTCGCGACTGCGCTCATCCCGGTGCTGCCGCAGGGTGTGCCCGTGCTCGTCGCGGCTGCCGTGGCAGTCGTGGTCGGGTTGACCAACCTGTTTGGAGCTCGGTCCGCCGAGGTGCTCGACGGGACGGGGGAGCGGCCATGA
- a CDS encoding response regulator, translated as MTISVLIADDSRHQRAGWRMVLESQADIAIVGEAGDGARALALVRRTPTDVVLIDLHMPRVNGLVASERITTDQTVSELGPAPRIVLATALDLDDHVAEAARAGVFAVVHKDIDPESLLEIVRAAAAAVDGRRG; from the coding sequence GTGACGATCTCTGTGCTGATCGCCGATGACTCGCGCCACCAGCGCGCAGGCTGGCGCATGGTGCTCGAGTCGCAGGCCGACATCGCCATCGTCGGTGAAGCGGGCGACGGTGCCCGTGCGCTCGCTCTCGTGCGGCGCACGCCGACCGATGTCGTGCTCATCGACCTGCACATGCCGCGCGTCAACGGGCTCGTCGCGAGCGAGCGCATCACTACTGATCAAACCGTCAGCGAACTCGGGCCGGCGCCGCGCATTGTACTCGCGACCGCCCTTGACCTCGACGATCACGTGGCCGAGGCCGCTCGCGCCGGAGTGTTCGCCGTCGTGCACAAAGACATCGACCCCGAGTCGTTGCTCGAGATCGTGCGTGCCGCGGCCGCCGCGGTCGATGGCCGCCGAGGCTGA
- a CDS encoding sensor histidine kinase → MNVWEFANPMQAVIVLSIGGALVVIALVLLVAWLRARSRARRSSFDRAAAERQRIDLELSLAEQTGRLRIIRELHEVSVHALSVMISQADGARYAATLDPSAAARSTEVIAESARATLGDLRRIMALVREGEASAAPHPRLGSTRELFAVMRDSGLDVVFEESGEPFDLKHGAELAIYRILQEALSNTLSYGGPGTQVRVSFTWSDDGLHVRVDDDGIRASARRDGLDPNDASVVAYTIDDDLAALTVEPTGRGISEMRARAELYGGILTASTVPGVGFSLSAVFPALRFDSRPAGAKRERS, encoded by the coding sequence ATGAATGTCTGGGAGTTCGCGAACCCGATGCAGGCAGTGATCGTGCTGTCGATCGGCGGCGCCCTCGTCGTCATCGCGCTTGTGCTGCTCGTCGCCTGGCTGCGGGCACGGTCGCGTGCACGACGCTCGAGCTTCGACCGGGCCGCCGCAGAGCGGCAGCGCATCGACCTCGAGCTGTCGCTCGCCGAGCAGACCGGTCGGCTGCGCATCATCCGAGAGCTGCACGAGGTCTCGGTGCACGCGCTCTCGGTCATGATCAGCCAGGCCGACGGGGCGCGGTACGCGGCGACTCTCGATCCGAGCGCGGCGGCACGCAGCACCGAGGTGATTGCCGAGTCGGCGCGCGCGACGCTCGGCGATCTGCGTCGCATCATGGCGCTCGTGCGCGAAGGCGAGGCGAGTGCCGCGCCGCACCCGCGCCTTGGCTCGACGCGCGAGCTTTTCGCCGTCATGCGCGACTCGGGCCTCGACGTGGTGTTCGAAGAGTCGGGTGAGCCGTTCGACCTCAAGCACGGCGCCGAGCTCGCGATCTACCGCATACTGCAAGAAGCCCTCTCGAATACGCTCAGCTACGGCGGGCCCGGCACGCAGGTGCGCGTCAGCTTCACCTGGAGCGACGACGGCCTGCACGTGCGCGTCGACGACGACGGCATCAGGGCGTCAGCGCGACGCGACGGCCTCGACCCGAACGACGCGAGCGTCGTGGCGTACACGATCGATGACGACCTCGCCGCCCTCACGGTCGAGCCGACGGGTCGCGGCATCAGCGAGATGCGCGCGCGCGCCGAGCTCTACGGCGGCATCCTCACAGCATCGACCGTGCCGGGGGTTGGCTTCTCGCTCTCCGCGGTCTTTCCGGCGCTGCGGTTCGACAGTCGACCAGCCGGGGCGAAGCGCGAGCGCTCGTGA